One segment of Mycolicibacterium baixiangningiae DNA contains the following:
- the leuS gene encoding leucine--tRNA ligase, protein MTEAPTAQPDRAADADTPQHRYTAELAGEIEHAWQQTWAADGTFNVPNPVGELAPPDGSVPADKMFVQDMFPYPSGEGLHVGHPLGYIATDVYARYYRMTGRNVLHALGFDAFGLPAEQYAVQTGTHPRTRTEANIVNFRRQLGRLGLGHDTRRSFSTTDVDYYTWTQWIFLQIYNAWFDRDAKKARPIAELIGEFESGTRALDDGRQWSDLSPGERADVVDSYRLVYRADSMVNWCPGLGTVLANEEVTADGRSDRGNFPVFRKRLRQWMMRITAYSDRLLEDLDHLDWPDKVKAMQRNWIGRSTGASVLFGTEAGDIEVFTTRPDTLFGATYLVLAPEHPLVEQLTAQQWPDGVDDRWTFGAPNPGEAVAAYRASIGAKSDLERQENKTKTGAFLGSYAVNPVNGERVPIFIADYVLIGYGTGAIMAVPSGDQRDWEFATEFGLPIVEVVAGGDVSQGAYSGDGVLVNSDYLDGLSVGEAKYAITRRLEADGRGRARVEYKLRDWLFARQRYWGEPFPIVYDSEGRAHPLPESALPVELPDVPDYSPVLFDPDDADSEPNPPLNKATDWVHVELDLGDGLQTYTRDTNVMPQWAGSSWYELRYTDPLNKEALCAKENEAYWMGPRPAEHGPDDPGGVDLYVGGVEHAVLHLLYSRFWHKVLYDLGHVSSREPYRRLVNQGYIQAFAYTDSRGSYVPAAEVVERDGKFYYDGAEVNQEFGKIGKSLKNSVSPDEICDHYGADTLRVYEMSMGPLEASRPWATKDVVGAHRFLQRVWRLVVDEQTGAVRIANHEALDADTLRVLHRTVAGVAEDYVALRNNTAAAKLIEYTNHLTKEGVTARAAIEPLVLMVAPLAPHLAEELWRRMGNDTSLAHGPFPVADPQYLVTDTVEYPVQVNGKVRSRITVDADADKGTLEAAALADEKVQTFLNGATPKKVIVVPGRLVNLVL, encoded by the coding sequence GTGACTGAAGCCCCGACTGCGCAGCCCGACCGGGCCGCTGACGCCGACACCCCGCAGCACCGTTACACCGCTGAGCTCGCCGGGGAGATCGAGCACGCGTGGCAGCAGACGTGGGCGGCCGATGGCACCTTCAACGTGCCCAACCCGGTCGGCGAGTTGGCCCCGCCGGACGGCTCGGTGCCCGCCGACAAGATGTTCGTCCAGGACATGTTCCCGTACCCGTCGGGTGAGGGCCTGCACGTGGGCCACCCCCTGGGCTACATCGCCACCGACGTCTACGCGCGCTACTACCGGATGACGGGCCGCAACGTGTTGCACGCGTTGGGTTTCGACGCGTTCGGCCTGCCCGCCGAGCAGTACGCGGTGCAGACCGGCACCCATCCGCGGACCCGCACCGAGGCCAATATCGTCAACTTCCGCCGCCAACTCGGCCGGCTGGGGTTGGGCCATGACACCCGGCGTAGCTTCTCGACCACCGACGTCGACTACTACACCTGGACGCAGTGGATCTTCCTGCAGATCTACAACGCCTGGTTCGACCGTGACGCCAAGAAGGCGCGGCCGATCGCGGAGTTGATCGGCGAGTTCGAGTCGGGGACCCGCGCGCTGGACGACGGCCGGCAGTGGTCGGACTTGAGCCCCGGCGAGCGTGCGGACGTCGTGGACTCGTATCGACTGGTCTACCGCGCCGATTCGATGGTCAACTGGTGTCCCGGGCTGGGCACGGTGCTCGCCAACGAGGAGGTCACCGCCGACGGGCGCAGTGACCGCGGCAACTTCCCGGTGTTCCGGAAACGGTTGCGGCAGTGGATGATGCGCATCACCGCCTACTCCGACCGCCTACTCGAGGATCTCGACCACCTCGACTGGCCGGACAAGGTCAAGGCGATGCAGCGCAACTGGATCGGCCGCTCGACCGGCGCCAGCGTGCTGTTCGGGACCGAAGCCGGCGACATCGAGGTGTTCACCACCCGTCCCGACACGCTCTTCGGCGCCACGTATCTGGTGCTGGCGCCCGAGCATCCGCTCGTCGAACAGTTGACGGCCCAGCAGTGGCCCGACGGTGTGGACGACCGCTGGACGTTCGGCGCGCCGAACCCGGGCGAGGCGGTGGCGGCCTACCGCGCGTCGATCGGTGCGAAGAGCGACCTGGAGCGGCAGGAGAACAAGACCAAGACCGGGGCGTTCCTCGGGTCGTACGCGGTGAATCCCGTGAACGGCGAACGTGTTCCGATCTTCATCGCCGACTATGTGCTGATCGGTTACGGGACCGGCGCGATCATGGCGGTGCCCAGCGGGGATCAGCGGGACTGGGAGTTCGCCACCGAATTCGGTCTGCCGATCGTGGAGGTGGTCGCCGGCGGCGACGTCTCGCAGGGGGCGTACTCCGGTGACGGGGTGCTGGTCAACTCCGACTATCTGGACGGGCTGAGCGTCGGCGAGGCCAAGTACGCGATCACCCGGCGCCTGGAGGCCGACGGCCGTGGCCGCGCGCGTGTCGAGTACAAGCTGCGCGACTGGCTGTTCGCGCGCCAGCGGTACTGGGGTGAGCCGTTCCCGATCGTCTACGACAGCGAAGGCCGCGCGCACCCGTTGCCGGAATCGGCGTTGCCGGTGGAATTGCCCGACGTTCCCGACTACTCGCCCGTGCTGTTCGATCCGGACGATGCCGACAGCGAACCGAATCCACCGCTGAACAAGGCCACCGACTGGGTGCACGTGGAACTGGATCTCGGCGACGGGCTGCAGACCTACACCCGCGACACCAACGTCATGCCGCAGTGGGCGGGCAGTTCCTGGTACGAGCTGCGCTACACCGACCCGCTGAACAAAGAAGCGTTGTGCGCCAAGGAGAACGAGGCGTACTGGATGGGCCCGCGTCCGGCCGAGCACGGCCCGGACGATCCCGGGGGAGTGGACCTCTACGTCGGTGGCGTCGAGCACGCCGTGCTGCACCTGCTGTATTCGCGGTTCTGGCACAAGGTGCTCTACGACCTGGGGCACGTGAGTTCGCGGGAGCCGTACCGGCGACTGGTCAACCAGGGCTACATCCAGGCGTTCGCCTACACGGATTCGCGCGGCTCGTACGTGCCGGCCGCCGAGGTGGTCGAACGGGACGGGAAGTTCTATTACGACGGCGCAGAGGTCAATCAGGAGTTCGGCAAGATCGGCAAGAGCCTGAAGAACTCGGTGTCGCCGGACGAGATCTGCGACCACTACGGCGCCGACACGCTGCGGGTCTACGAGATGTCGATGGGGCCGCTGGAGGCGTCGCGGCCGTGGGCCACCAAGGACGTCGTCGGCGCACACCGGTTCCTGCAGCGGGTGTGGCGGCTGGTGGTCGACGAGCAGACCGGTGCGGTGCGGATCGCCAACCACGAGGCGCTCGACGCCGACACGCTGCGGGTGTTGCACCGCACGGTGGCCGGAGTGGCGGAAGACTATGTGGCACTTCGCAACAACACCGCGGCGGCCAAGCTGATCGAGTACACCAACCACCTCACGAAGGAGGGGGTGACCGCGCGGGCGGCGATCGAACCGCTGGTACTGATGGTGGCGCCGCTGGCACCGCATCTGGCTGAGGAACTGTGGCGCCGGATGGGCAACGACACGTCGCTGGCGCACGGACCGTTCCCGGTGGCCGACCCGCAGTATCTGGTGACCGATACCGTCGAATACCCGGTGCAGGTCAACGGCAAGGTGCGCAGTCGCATCACGGTGGACGCCGATGCGGACAAGGGCACGCTCGAGGCGGCGGCGCTGGCGGACGAGAAGGTGCAGACGTTCCTGAACGGGGCGACCCCGAAGAAGGTGATCGTCGTCCCGGGCCGTTTGGTCAACCTCGTCCTCTAG